From the Bacteroidota bacterium genome, one window contains:
- a CDS encoding S1/P1 nuclease produces MKIKYLFIIVALVMLANTGFAFGPTGHRTIAKIAESYLSDEAKKQITELLDGEGIVIVSTFADDIKSEKKYDYTHVWHYVNAEEGISYSDSKKNPDGDLIFAINKAVEVLKNPKSTKEEKAFNLKMLIHFIGDLHQPLHCGRGADKGGNDIKVKWFRKNTNLHRVWDSDIINFNKMSYSELAETMKRSPYIDKEEIEKGNVISWYNESKKLSKVVYASVEPDENLTYGYNYKYFPVLKERLNYAGIRLAKVLNEIFR; encoded by the coding sequence ATGAAGATTAAATATTTGTTTATAATAGTGGCATTAGTGATGTTAGCCAATACAGGATTTGCATTTGGTCCAACCGGACACAGAACTATTGCCAAAATTGCAGAATCTTACCTTAGTGATGAGGCAAAAAAGCAAATAACCGAGTTGCTGGATGGCGAAGGGATTGTTATTGTTTCAACTTTTGCAGATGATATAAAATCAGAAAAAAAATACGATTATACTCATGTATGGCATTATGTTAATGCAGAGGAAGGTATAAGTTACAGCGATTCGAAAAAGAATCCTGACGGAGATCTGATATTTGCTATTAATAAAGCGGTTGAAGTTTTAAAGAATCCTAAGAGTACGAAAGAAGAAAAAGCATTCAATTTAAAAATGCTGATTCATTTTATAGGAGATTTACATCAGCCATTGCATTGTGGCAGAGGTGCAGATAAAGGGGGGAATGATATAAAGGTTAAATGGTTCAGAAAGAACACTAATTTGCACAGAGTTTGGGATTCTGATATAATTAACTTTAATAAAATGAGTTATAGCGAACTGGCAGAAACCATGAAAAGATCTCCTTATATAGATAAAGAGGAAATAGAAAAAGGAAATGTTATTTCGTGGTACAACGAGTCTAAAAAACTTAGTAAAGTAGTTTATGCCTCGGTAGAGCCGGATGAAAATCTTACTTATGGATATAATTATAAATACTTTCCTGTTTTAAAGGAGCGGCTTAATTATGCCGGTATCCGTTTGGCAAAGGTTTTAAATGAGATTTTTAGGTGA
- the acs gene encoding acetate--CoA ligase: MTINSFDDYKEKYQESIKYPEQFWDKIADKFVWRKKWDKTLNWNFNDPNVKWFLNAKLNITENALDRHLKDRGNKIALIWEPNDPRERFVRLTYRELYTEVNKFANVLKNNGIKKGDVVAIYMPMIPELTIATLACARVGAVHSVVFAGFSANSLADRINDADAKMVLTSDGLFRGAKEIPVKRVVDEALKNCTSVEKVIVTERTRWAVNMEEGRDVWLHDEMEKADSFCEPELMDSEDPLFILYTSGSTGSPKGIVHTVGGYMVYAGYSFKNVFQTKESDVYWCTADIGWITGHTYIIYGPLLNGATTTMFEGIPTFPDAGRFWQIVDKYGVNQFYTAPTAIRALMAAGDDHVLSYSLDSLKVIGTVGEPINEEAWHWYHIHVGKERCPVVDTWWQTETGGIMISGLGNHSPMKPSHAGYPLPGIQPVLLNKDGEEIKENEVEGYLAIKYPWPSMLRTIHGDHKRAKDTYFSNYDGYYFTGDGAKRDKNGMYRIIGRVDDVINVSGHRFGTAEIENAINKNEKLVESAVVGYPHDIKGQGIYAFIICREECKNQDILKSEVIETVVEEIGKIARPDIIQIVPGLPKTRSGKIMRRILRKIAEGDVSNLGDTSTLLDPKIVEEIIEGAKKLNEK; encoded by the coding sequence ATGACCATTAATTCATTTGATGATTACAAGGAAAAATACCAGGAATCCATTAAGTATCCGGAACAGTTTTGGGATAAAATCGCCGACAAGTTTGTTTGGAGAAAAAAATGGGATAAAACCCTTAACTGGAATTTTAATGACCCAAATGTTAAATGGTTTTTAAATGCTAAACTAAATATTACCGAAAATGCACTTGACAGACATTTAAAAGATAGAGGAAACAAAATTGCACTAATATGGGAACCAAATGATCCCAGAGAAAGATTTGTACGCTTAACCTACCGTGAACTTTATACAGAGGTAAATAAATTTGCCAATGTTTTAAAAAATAACGGAATTAAAAAAGGGGATGTCGTTGCTATATATATGCCAATGATCCCGGAACTTACAATAGCAACCTTGGCATGTGCCAGAGTTGGAGCTGTTCACTCTGTTGTTTTCGCAGGATTCTCTGCAAACTCACTAGCCGACAGGATTAACGATGCTGACGCAAAAATGGTTTTAACTTCTGATGGACTATTTAGGGGAGCAAAAGAAATTCCTGTAAAAAGAGTTGTTGATGAAGCGTTGAAAAATTGTACAAGTGTAGAAAAGGTCATCGTTACAGAAAGAACAAGATGGGCCGTAAATATGGAAGAAGGAAGGGATGTATGGTTACACGACGAAATGGAAAAGGCAGATAGCTTTTGCGAACCTGAACTAATGGATTCAGAAGATCCATTGTTTATTCTCTATACTTCCGGTTCAACGGGTTCTCCTAAAGGAATTGTACATACAGTAGGAGGATATATGGTTTACGCAGGTTACTCATTCAAAAATGTATTCCAAACAAAAGAAAGTGATGTTTACTGGTGTACAGCTGATATTGGCTGGATTACCGGGCATACCTACATTATCTACGGCCCTTTACTGAATGGAGCAACAACTACAATGTTTGAAGGAATACCCACTTTTCCGGATGCCGGTAGGTTTTGGCAAATAGTAGATAAGTACGGGGTAAATCAATTCTATACCGCACCTACGGCTATCAGAGCTCTAATGGCGGCAGGAGACGACCACGTATTGTCATATTCGTTAGATTCGTTAAAAGTAATTGGTACAGTTGGTGAGCCTATAAATGAAGAAGCATGGCACTGGTACCATATTCACGTTGGAAAGGAACGATGCCCGGTTGTTGATACATGGTGGCAAACCGAAACCGGAGGGATTATGATATCGGGACTCGGTAATCACAGCCCAATGAAACCTTCACATGCCGGATACCCATTACCCGGAATACAACCTGTATTATTGAATAAAGATGGTGAGGAAATAAAAGAAAATGAAGTTGAAGGATATTTGGCTATTAAATACCCTTGGCCATCAATGTTGAGAACTATTCACGGCGATCATAAAAGAGCAAAAGACACTTACTTCTCAAACTATGACGGTTATTATTTTACAGGTGATGGAGCAAAAAGAGACAAAAACGGTATGTATAGAATTATTGGACGTGTTGATGATGTAATAAATGTTTCGGGACACAGATTTGGCACAGCCGAAATAGAAAATGCAATTAATAAAAATGAAAAACTGGTTGAATCGGCAGTTGTAGGCTATCCACATGATATAAAAGGACAAGGTATTTACGCATTTATTATTTGTAGAGAAGAATGTAAAAATCAGGACATATTGAAATCGGAAGTTATTGAGACTGTAGTTGAAGAAATTGGTAAAATTGCCAGACCTGATATTATTCAAATTGTTCCCGGTTTACCTAAAACACGATCAGGTAAAATAATGCGAAGAATTCTAAGAAAAATCGCCGAAGGTGATGTTTCCAACTTAGGAGATACTTCTACTCTACTGGATCCAAAAATAGTTGAAGAAATTATTGAAGGAGCAAAAAAACTTAACGAAAAATAA
- a CDS encoding lipid A deacylase LpxR family protein, with the protein MKLLRLILFFILLFSFAAKAQETAYFVETKSYQRAFGLTVENDMFFQTDHYYSAGESIHFIHPAISKSPFNRLLISMFNLGDVVYNGLKIDHKIFTPTDTPNAGLKIGDRPYASSLSISQFKVVENSEYAYRISSRFSLGIIGEYARGRELQSKIHEITPSEVPLGWEYQVKNDLLLNYYIKLDKGIYSSEYFEWLASASVNLGTVNNDIAFSTNARVGLIDSYFESYSPGKNSGFRTWMELSYKVKTIAYNAYLEGGLINRNSPYIIENGDMNRMSQKIGVHFFIQYNKHRIVFEGYRISPEFVGALWHQWGGISYQYWF; encoded by the coding sequence ATGAAATTGTTGAGACTCATATTATTTTTTATTTTGTTGTTTTCCTTTGCTGCTAAGGCTCAGGAGACTGCTTACTTTGTTGAAACTAAAAGTTACCAAAGAGCTTTTGGTTTAACAGTGGAAAATGATATGTTTTTTCAGACAGACCATTATTATTCTGCGGGAGAAAGTATACATTTTATACACCCGGCGATTTCAAAATCTCCATTTAACCGACTTCTTATTTCAATGTTTAATCTTGGAGATGTTGTGTATAACGGGCTAAAGATTGATCATAAGATTTTTACTCCTACTGATACACCTAATGCCGGGTTAAAAATAGGCGACAGACCATACGCTTCATCTTTAAGTATATCGCAATTTAAAGTTGTGGAAAATTCTGAATATGCTTACAGGATCAGCAGCCGGTTTAGTTTGGGAATCATTGGAGAATATGCCCGTGGTAGGGAGTTACAATCAAAAATTCACGAGATTACCCCTTCGGAGGTGCCCTTAGGCTGGGAATATCAGGTTAAGAACGACCTGTTGTTAAATTATTACATAAAATTGGACAAGGGCATTTACAGTTCTGAATATTTTGAATGGCTAGCCTCCGCATCTGTTAATTTAGGAACCGTTAATAATGATATTGCCTTTTCTACAAATGCCAGGGTTGGATTGATAGATTCATATTTCGAATCGTATTCTCCGGGAAAGAATTCCGGATTCAGAACATGGATGGAATTGAGTTATAAGGTGAAAACAATTGCCTATAATGCTTATCTGGAGGGTGGTTTAATAAACAGAAACAGTCCCTACATTATTGAAAATGGGGATATGAACAGAATGAGTCAGAAAATAGGTGTCCATTTTTTCATACAGTATAATAAACATAGAATTGTTTTTGAAGGATACAGAATAAGCCCGGAATTTGTAGGAGCATTGTGGCATCAGTGGGGTGGTATTTCTTATCAGTATTGGTTTTAA